GCGGAAAAGAGTGACTTTAGCTACCCAGGGTGTAGCACGTAGCCACGAAGGCGCACCTGTATCGGTTCGTGGACGCGACTCGGTGCCTGCAGCCAGCCTCGACTCCCCGCCGGCGGCCCTGGTGAGACTCGATCTGGATGCCGTGCGGGCCCTGGCCGGGCACGTCGCTCGGGCTGATCTGCCTAATCGCTGAATACCTGCCCGGTACAGTCGTTCTCGTACGCAGCGGCCGCCGGAACGGGAACATGCCGATGATCGCCGATGAGATTGAGTATTCCAGCACGGTCAGCCACCTTCGCAGGTTTGAGGAGGCCGCCCGAAACCTGGAGGGACGGGTCGCAGCTGAGCGCTCGAAGCTTGCCGAGTTGGAACTTGCCGCTGTCCGCGCGCTGGCCGCCGACCTTCGAGTCGAGGTCGAGCGCTACGAGCGCCTGCGCACCGAACTCGGGTTTAGGCGGGACCAATGAAGATCACGGTCAACATCGACCCCGCGCTGTTGGCTGCCGCGGCGGCGGTACTCGGTACCTCCACCAAGGTCGACACTGTGAACGGCGCCCTGGCCGAGATCGCCACCAGGCCCCGTCGGGCCGCCGCAGTTGAGCGGCTGCGCACGGCGACGGACGATCTTGGGGATGTCGAGACCATGCGGCGAGCGTGGCGCTGAGTCAGACGCGGTTCCACGCGCGATGTCGGCGACACAGGTGTGTCGCTTGTCATCAATTTGTCATCACTGCTCCGGAAAACTGCCCCGAAACGGGCACTACAGCGAATTACAAGACGTCATGGAGACGCCCCGGAAAGTGCCTCTGAGCTGGACTGATGTGAATTACATGCTATGTGACATTACGCCACGGGCATGAGTTCAACTCCCCCCTCCGACACCACTGGCGACTCGCGAACGTGCTGGTCAGCAACGCGGACGCGACCAGCGACCCGGGCACCCTGATTTCGGCCAGACGCAGGAGGGACCCTCGACGGTGTGGCCGCCCGACGGTGGAGGGTCAGTTTGTGGCCCGTTCCGGCGGTCGAGCACGTGACCGATGGCCGACCGCAAGGGGCCATGGGCGACGCGGCGTTCCCTCTTGTACCTTCTGTAGGTCCGGCAGGTGTGTTGAGGGTCGTGCAGGACCGCCTCGCTAGAACGAGGACGTGTGTCTCTAGCCCCCCATCGGGGGGATGAACCC
This Acidimicrobiales bacterium DNA region includes the following protein-coding sequences:
- a CDS encoding type II toxin-antitoxin system VapB family antitoxin, producing the protein MKITVNIDPALLAAAAAVLGTSTKVDTVNGALAEIATRPRRAAAVERLRTATDDLGDVETMRRAWR